The DNA region GCAGGACGCGCGCGATATAGTGCGCCGAGCCGTCCCGCCGCGACACCCGCCGCTCGTGCAACGCGCCGGTGGCGACGGTTTGGGCGACATCCTGGCCGAGCTCGGGATAGTCGATCTCGCTGACGATATCGGTCAGTGAGCGGTTCTTGTCGGTCGGGATCAGCTTGAAGATGCTGCAGGCCGCTGGCGTGAAGCTGCGGATGACGAGGCTGTGGTCGAGAAACACCGTCGCCATCTGAGTGCTCTCGAACAAATTGGCGAGATCGCTGTTCGCGGTGTCGAGCTCGTCGATCTTGGCCTGCAGCTCGGTGTTGACGGTCTGCAGCTCCTCATTGAGCGACTGCAGCTCCTCCTTCGAGGTGTCGAGCTCCTCATTGGTGGACTGGAGCTCCTCATTCATCGAGTTCAGCTCCTCGTTTCCCGATTTGAGCTCCTCGATTGCGCCTTCGTATTCGGCGATCGTCGCCAGCCATCGCTCGTGCGTATCGGCCAGTTCCAGTTCGAGCTGGGCGATGGTTTCGTCCCGGTCGGCTCCCTCGTCCTGCGGCGAGCGCACCGGCGACTGCTCCGCGGCGCTCACAGGGTTCTGCCTCGAACCACGAGCGCTCGTCTCCGCAAACACCACCAGGAACAGCGGCTCGTCGGCGCTGTGGCCGAACGGCTCGACGGTCAGCCGGACCTGCTCCCTGACCTCGCCGGTCGATACGTTCACCCCGTCTCGGACCACCGGCTTGCGGCTCTGAATCGCCTGCTGGAGCGTCGTGCGCAATTCGGCGCGCAGACCTTGGCGCGCCAGGGTCAAGAGGTGCCGGCTCGGCACGCCGGCAGTCGCTTCGAGATAGCGGCCGGTGTTGGCCGACTGGTAGACAATGTCGCCGTCCCGGTTGACGACGACGTGCGGCGGGGAGAACCGGTCGAGCACCCGCGCCTGCACGGCATTCTGGAGCTGAGTCGTCGTCATTCGCTGGCGCGTGTCATCGAGAAACTGTGTAGGGTAGTTGGCGTTTGAGGCGATCGCCGGGCGCAGGCGCACGCCGGGCCGATCGCGGCGGCGGAAGATGCGCTGCTTCTTGTCGACATAGACGAATGACTCGCCGAGTTGCGAGATGCTCTCGGACGGGCCCAGGAAGAGATAGCCGCCGGGCCGCAGCGCATAATCGAACACCGCGATGATCCGCCGCTGCGCCTCCGCATCGAGATAGATCAGCAGGTTGCGACACGAGATCAGGTCGATGCGAGAGAAGGGCGGGTCGCGCAGCAGGCTGTGGTCGGAAAAGACGCACATCTCCCGCAACGTCTTCGACACGGTGAAGGTCTCGCCGGCGTGGAGGAAGAAGCGGTCGAGGCGCTCCTGGCTGACCCGGCCCACGAGTTGCGACGCCGGATAGCGGCCGGCGCGCGCCACGCTCAGCGCGGGCCGGGCGATGTCGGTCGCGAAGATCTGGACGCGCGGCGAATAGGGCAGCTTCTCGATATGCTCGCTGAGCAGAATGGCGATCGAATAGGCCTCCTCGCCGGTGGCACAGCCCGGCACCCACACCCGCACGATGCTGGTTGCATCGCATCCAGCAAAGAGCTCGGGCACCACGGCGCGCTGGAGTGCGGCAAACGCCTCGGCATCGCGGAAGAAATCCGTGACGCCGATCAACAGATCACGCAGCAGCTTGGCGGGCTCCTCGGGATCCTGTTTCAGGAGATCGGCGTAGGCCTGCAGATCCGCAACATGCAGCAGCCGCATGCGCCGCACCACGCGTCGCATGAACGGCTTGTCCTTGTGGCCGGAGAAATCGTGGCCGAAACGCTGGCGCAGGGTCGACAGGATGTCCGAGCGCGCATGTCGAAGGTCGTCCGGCTCGGGGCCGGCTTCGTCGGCGGGAACGGGAGCCGGAACAGTTGCCAGCGACCCGGCGTACCGCGCCAGTTCGTCCGGCATCTCCTCGACGGCCAGGATCTTGTCGACCAGCCCGGTCGCGGCGGCGCTTTCCGGCATTCCGCTCTGGCCCGGGTGGGTCTGCCCGCTGGCGCCCTGCGCCAGCGTCAGCCCGCCGCACTCCTTGATCGCCTTGATGCCGAGCGTGCCGTCGCTGCCGGAGCCGGACAGCACGATGGCCACCGCGCGCTCGCCGCAGTCATCGGCGAGAGCGGTGAAGAACACGTCGATGGGGTTATGCTCGCTCGATGCGGTGCGGGGCAGGACCCTCAGGCGGCCGTCCTTGATCGAAATCGCGGCATTGGTCGACAGCACATAGATGTGGTTGGCTTCGACGCGGTCACCGTGCTTTACCTTCGACACCGGCAGGCGGGCGCTCCGGGCGATGATCTGATCGAGCATGCTCTCGCGGCCCGGCCCGATGTGCGAGATCACGACAAAGGCCGCGCCCGGCTCGGCGGGCACGGCGCCGAACAGCCCGGTCAGCGCCTCCACGCCGCCCGCCGAGGCGCCGACGCCCACGACAAGACATGATCTCGATAGGTCGTCGCGCATCAAACGTGTCTCATCGGTTCGTGATGTCCGAAGCGACCTGCAAACAGGCCGGGTCCTCGTGTAGTCGGATCTGCCAACGAGCCGGAGCTTCGGAACCGACACAGTGTTGCCCACGGCCGCCCGCGTCCAACCCGCCTCGCGCACGGCCGCCGCTGCAAGATAGCAGCCGCCGCCCTGCCAGAATCGATACCCGCAATAAGCTCAGGTTCATTCTAGGCTCGATCGTTGTGTTTCACGCTAGCCTAAATGCATGCAAGATAAAAGGAACGCATTGTCCGAAATTGGAAAATTGTTTTGTGGCCAATCCCGGAGCGATTTCAGTCCACGGACAGTCGTCGGCGAGGAACTTTCTAGGGCCCGTCGGGATTGTTAATGACGGAACCGATCACGGTTCCCATGAAAGAGGAGCTTCCCATGGGCAGCACCACAGACAAGATCAAGGGAATGGCCAACGAGGCAGCCGGCAACGTCAAGCAGGCGGTCGGAAAGGTCATCGGCAATGAGAACCTGGAAGCCGAAGGCGTTCTGCAAGAGCGCAAGGGCGAGGCGCAGCAGGCGATCGGAAAAGCCAAGGACGCTATCAAGAAGGGGGTCGACAGCGTCTGACCTGACCGGACGGAA from Blastochloris tepida includes:
- a CDS encoding CheR family methyltransferase, giving the protein MRDDLSRSCLVVGVGASAGGVEALTGLFGAVPAEPGAAFVVISHIGPGRESMLDQIIARSARLPVSKVKHGDRVEANHIYVLSTNAAISIKDGRLRVLPRTASSEHNPIDVFFTALADDCGERAVAIVLSGSGSDGTLGIKAIKECGGLTLAQGASGQTHPGQSGMPESAAATGLVDKILAVEEMPDELARYAGSLATVPAPVPADEAGPEPDDLRHARSDILSTLRQRFGHDFSGHKDKPFMRRVVRRMRLLHVADLQAYADLLKQDPEEPAKLLRDLLIGVTDFFRDAEAFAALQRAVVPELFAGCDATSIVRVWVPGCATGEEAYSIAILLSEHIEKLPYSPRVQIFATDIARPALSVARAGRYPASQLVGRVSQERLDRFFLHAGETFTVSKTLREMCVFSDHSLLRDPPFSRIDLISCRNLLIYLDAEAQRRIIAVFDYALRPGGYLFLGPSESISQLGESFVYVDKKQRIFRRRDRPGVRLRPAIASNANYPTQFLDDTRQRMTTTQLQNAVQARVLDRFSPPHVVVNRDGDIVYQSANTGRYLEATAGVPSRHLLTLARQGLRAELRTTLQQAIQSRKPVVRDGVNVSTGEVREQVRLTVEPFGHSADEPLFLVVFAETSARGSRQNPVSAAEQSPVRSPQDEGADRDETIAQLELELADTHERWLATIAEYEGAIEELKSGNEELNSMNEELQSTNEELDTSKEELQSLNEELQTVNTELQAKIDELDTANSDLANLFESTQMATVFLDHSLVIRSFTPAACSIFKLIPTDKNRSLTDIVSEIDYPELGQDVAQTVATGALHERRVSRRDGSAHYIARVLPYMTAGKARDGVVITFIDVSQLTRAERDEERTRVLISELNHRVRNMLAVVISIAQQTLTGGKTLADAKAALLARYRALARSYTLVARQNWGFVALQDLIEESLGAHMLGQVGRVKIEGWPVRVSPRAALTLGMALHELATNAAKYGAFSDENGTVSIRWEATPPDTKDHLTIHWVERNGPPVARPDQRGFGSDLLEKALSHDLDARIDLRFEPAGVECHITVPFSDNVRLDD
- a CDS encoding CsbD family protein, which translates into the protein MGSTTDKIKGMANEAAGNVKQAVGKVIGNENLEAEGVLQERKGEAQQAIGKAKDAIKKGVDSV